A single window of Haliotis asinina isolate JCU_RB_2024 chromosome 5, JCU_Hal_asi_v2, whole genome shotgun sequence DNA harbors:
- the LOC137284980 gene encoding dehydrogenase/reductase SDR family member 11-like isoform X1, with product MERWLGRVALVTGASAGIGAGLVKALVKHGMKVVGCARNIDKIQTLATELKNEPGMVKAVRCDISKEEDVLAMFQTIKADPDLGGVDVCINNAGLAHNEPLLTGSTSQWREMVDVNILGLCMCTREAFKSMQERKVDDGHIILLNSMSGHRVIPNSASHFYSATKFAVTGIVEGLRQELRELKSGIRVTSISPGLVETEFSYRMMKDDGKAKAIYSSIPCLQVDDITNTVIFSLQSPKHMEINDVLIRPTAQSS from the exons ATGGAGCGGTGGTTGGGACGTGTAGCTCTTGTGACAGGGGCCTCGGCCGGTATCGGGGCGGGACTGGTCAAGGCACTGGTCAAGCATGGCATGAAGGTGGTGGGGTGTGCAAGAAACATCGACAAAATACAG ACACTAGCTACTGAACTGAAGAATGAACCTGGCATGGTCAAGGCAGTTCGTTGTGACATATCCAAGGAAGAAGATGTCTTGGCGATGTTCCAGACGATCAAGGCTGACCCTGACCTTGGTGGAGTGGACGTGTGCATCAACAACGCAGGTCTGGCCCACAATGAACCCCTGTTGACAGGAAGCACTTCCCAGTGGAGGGAAATGGTGGAC GTAAATATCCTTGGCCTGTGCATGTGCACCAGAGAGGCCTTCAAGTCCATGCAGGAGAGGAAGGTGGATGATGGACACATCATCCTGCTCAACAG TATGTCTGGTCATCGTGTCATACCGAACAGTGCTTCACACTTCTATTCTGCAACAAAGTTTGCTGTAACTGGAATAGTTGAAGGCCTCCGACAAGAGTTGAGAGAGTTGAAAAGCGGGATCCGTGTAACG TCAATAAGCCCAGGTCTGGTGGAGACAGAGTTCAGCTATCGCATGATGAAAGATGATGGAAAAGCTAAGGCCATTTACAGCTCGATTCCG TGTCTGCAGGTAGACGACATCACGAACACTGTGATATTTTCACTGCAGTCTCCAAAGCACATGGAG ATTAATGACGTCCTGATCAGACCAACTGCACAGTCCAGTTAG